The Verrucomicrobiota bacterium region AGTATGTTGCGGCACACTTTCAAGCCTTAATACTGGTTTTCCAAAACTTTATCATGCGCATTTTACGGACAACCAGCGGCTTTTCGAACAGGGTCTAGTTACTATTACTCTGAAAGAGACTGTAACGGCGTCGCTACCGAATGCTCCAGGTTATCAATTAGGAAGTCTTGTGATGGGGGGAGGAGATTTTTCCGCAGATTTTCAAAACGAAGCCTACATGACCATTTCCGGCAGTACTCGGCTGGAATTAGCTGACCCGTCGAAGGATAATAGCGTCTTTCAAAATCTAAAGAGTGGCACCGTAATGCAAGGGACTATTTCTGGTCCATCCTTTGAAGTTTGGGTCTCGAACCTGGGCACTTGGACTACGTCGGGAATGAAGGTAAGACGTTTCGACAACGAAGGTACTCTTTTTCTAGAAGGAACTTCCAAGCGAATCGATCCAGTAAATCCAAACGCGCCTTCCGCCTTAATCAATGCTGAAGGTGGACAGATAATCTTAGGAGAAACAGGTACCGGAATGTACATAATAAGACCAAAGTTTAACCAATCAGCCAATGCAACGACTCATCTTAAAAATGGAATTCTGACGCTGGAAGGTGGCTCCGACGAATTCAATGGAAGATTCACAATGGACGCAACGGAGCGCTTGGTGATGACTCACGGAACCTACGTAGTTACGGAACCTGTTCTTTCCTTTGAAGGAGCAGGAACTGCAACCTTCGGAGGCACACAGCTTCAGCCTACAATCACCCTGGATCTTACGAGTCAAGGTGAAGGCTTGTTGGATGGCGTTCAAAACTCTCTAGGAATTGATGAAGACAAAAAAATAGATGATACCAAAGGGTTCGTTATGAGGAGTGGAACGCTCGCAATTTCAGGAGCGAATTTCTTGAACAGAGGGTATATGGATTGGAGAGGTGGCACGTTCAGGGGAACACAGCTACTCAATCTGGGTCGCCTGGCTATTTCCGCCGGAGCTCCCCGGATTTTGGATGGAGGCTTACTTAATTTTTCTGGAGACATTTCAGCTATTATCCAGACTTCCTCTTTGACGCTTGAAGATGCCTCCGAGGGACAGGAATTTTCTGGTGGCCGAGTTACCAACCTAGGTATCCACCGTTTACACTCAGGCGCGTCCATTTCTGGAGGTGGGTCCCACGCTTATACGAATAGCGGCCTTTTTATATGCGAAAATGGCGGGAGCGTGGCCATATTGTGCGCCTTCGAAAATGATCGTAACGGTACTGTCCAGGTAACTGGTGATTCGACCCTTGGTTTTACAAAGCTCACAAACCTTTCTGAGACAGGAGTTCTCGAAGGTGGAACCTGGAAAATAGATCCGGAGGCGGATATTCTTCTTCCAACACAAATAAAAGTCATGTTGAACACGAAATGGAGTGGTCCAGGCGCAAAAACAGTCACTTCAATTTCTAAAGGGTCAACACTTACAAAAAGGACGAACGAGGTTCACTCAGTTCGACTGGAAGTTGCAGGTGTTGTTAATCTCGGTGAAGGGACACAAACCACCATACCAGAAGTCGAACTCAAGGACGATGGCTACCTGAGAGGCTGGGGAGAATTGGTGGGAGATTTTCTGGTAGGCAGCGGAAATGTTGCACCCGGTGATAGCCCCGGAACCCTCACCATAACCGGCGATACCACATTCACCGCAGATTCCACTTATGAATGGGAGGCCAGTGCCAACGACAACTCCGATCTATTGCAAATTAACTCAGGTACAGCAACACTCGCCGGAACCGTGCGACCCATGCTCATAGACGGCTACTTTCCTTCAGGCCAAACAACGTTCACCATTCTCAACGCTCCGACGATTGTAGGGACCTTCGATCAGGTAGACGATACCGCCTTACCCACCGGTATGACAGCTACTCTTGGTTACACTGCAAACAATGTAACGCTCACTCTGGATTGGACCATCGAGCTAATTGCTTACGACGATTGGAAAGCAGCAAACTTCACAGATGAGGAACAAGCGGACCTACTTACTTCCGGCCTTGGTGCCGATCCGGACAAGGACGGTCTCACTAACCTCCAGGAATATACGTTTGGTACGCTCCCCAAAAAACCAAATGCAGTTCCGGTTAAAATGAGCGATGCGACTGAGGAGTATGTAGAACTCACCTTTCCCTGGGGAGATGGAATCAGCGATGCGTTTTTTCAAATCGAACTGGGAGATGATCTCGAAACCTTTTTACCTGTGCAGCATACCGTCATTTCCTCCGATAGCACAGACGGAATTACTCAGTATGTAATTCGAATTGATATCAGCGATCTTGGTACGCCGAGCTTCGTACGACTACGCACGCTTCAGTTAGAGCTTTAACAATAAGCGATTGGTCGTCCCACTTTCTACGTGTAGGGCTCGATGCTTGCATCGACGCCTTGTCCCGGAACGTGATGGGTCATGGGGGCCGAGTTGCTAGCAACTGGCCCTACGGCGAAATTTCATCCCGGAAAGACCGAAGGAACATTTGAGGAAAAATTAAAGGCCTTCGTTAAAGTAGATTCGAAGATTTTTGGTAGAGCGACCACAGGCAACAATGTCGAGTCGACCATCGCCGTTTAAATCTCCAAGTTTGACGTCTTCGCAAGCCATGCCGTCGACATCAATATCCGAAGAAGTCCATGCCTGACCATTTGAATCTGAAGGAATAAATAATTTTAGACCAAAACTATTCGGGCTTGTTCTATTCCCACGCCAACCCACGACAACTTGATCAGACCCGATTCCCAGTATATCGCCGCAAGCGAGAGCGTGACCCTCGACCATTTCATCGAAAAGAACGTTGCGAATCCCAAGCCGTTTTCCCGAATTACGTGCAGGAGGCGTATAACTCACCAATTGATTTCCATGCATAGGTTCGACCGTAGTAATAAACATCCCACCTCCAGGAAGATTTCCGGAGCGAACCTCCCCAGCTCCAACAAAACCGGAAGCTCCTTCCTCGCTGCCGATTATCTGACGGCGATTCAGACTTCCATTTTCGGGTCGAAAAAGAAATACCCCCTCTGCCCCGGCAATGAGCAATGCTTCCTGCCCTCTGGCTTGGGGTAGATTAGTTGCAATCTCCAAGTTATGCGTTTTGTGCATTTGGTCATCAATCACCGTAGTCTCCCACGTGTCCTGAGGATTCGCTGGAACCTTGTAGGCGATAGTCTTAACTCCTGCACCTTCGCCACCTTTGTTATCACGACCGTGTAACGGCAGGACCACCAATGCAAAATCGCCCGAGGATGTTTTAATCCAGCGCATACGATGAATAGTAGGCTCGTGAGGCAATTGAACCGGAGTCCACTTCTGAGTCCTGTCTTCCGGAGGAATCAAATAATGAACGCTCCCGCTTTTCGCTTCATCGGACGTTTCATTGGGATTCCATTGAGCTCCTACAGCGACCTCGGCTTTTCCATCTCCATCAATATCCCGGGCATCGATACAAACATGATCCCGCTCAGTGAGGTTCTCCACCATGATGTGTTTCTCCCAAGAAGGATTCTGGTACCAGGCAAATTGATTTTTATCCGCAAGAACAATATCGGGCTTACCGTCACCATCCATATCGGCCAAAGCGACACCGTAACCAATCTCGAGTTGCGCATCGATTTCAACCGTGCGGAAATTTGGGATTTTATGGTCGGCCGCCCCGACAGAGAGAACGGATGCCAGAAGAATAGGAGAGAAAAATTTGTTCACGTATTTTTTCTAAACAAACTGATTAGACAGGCAATATCTATTATCACAAGGGTTTCAATGAGGGGTGATTTTGAAAGATGTCAAAACCTGAGCTACCGGATCCAACGAATTCCCATTGGCGAGTGGATGGTCTTTTCGCACAGAATTCTTGGGGCTGATTCACTACAGGAAAGTCACCTTTCTCCTGTTGTAGCAACTTTAGTAGCGACCCCCGGGGATCGCCAAGCCACAGCTTCGCATTTGAAACAAGGTCGCGAATAAATTTGCTCCTACACAATAAAACCTGACACCCGACACCTGAAACCTCTTTTCCCACCCTATCCTCTTCACCAACTAATCCACTACCGCCTGATAGGTCATAGAAGCCATATCCTGCATGATATTAATCTGAGTATAGGGATAGATCTGCTCCATGATAATTCCAATTAGTTCTTCTTTTGGATCGACCCAGAAAATGGTCCCATGAGCGCCACTCCAAAAGTAGGAACCTTCTGAACGGGGAGTCGCAGCAGGTCCCATGTCAGTAACTATCGCAAAGCCGAGACCAAAACCATAACCTGGG contains the following coding sequences:
- a CDS encoding VCBS repeat-containing protein, producing the protein MNKFFSPILLASVLSVGAADHKIPNFRTVEIDAQLEIGYGVALADMDGDGKPDIVLADKNQFAWYQNPSWEKHIMVENLTERDHVCIDARDIDGDGKAEVAVGAQWNPNETSDEAKSGSVHYLIPPEDRTQKWTPVQLPHEPTIHRMRWIKTSSGDFALVVLPLHGRDNKGGEGAGVKTIAYKVPANPQDTWETTVIDDQMHKTHNLEIATNLPQARGQEALLIAGAEGVFLFRPENGSLNRRQIIGSEEGASGFVGAGEVRSGNLPGGGMFITTVEPMHGNQLVSYTPPARNSGKRLGIRNVLFDEMVEGHALACGDILGIGSDQVVVGWRGNRTSPNSFGLKLFIPSDSNGQAWTSSDIDVDGMACEDVKLGDLNGDGRLDIVACGRSTKNLRIYFNEGL